The window TGAATTCGGAACCGGTGCTCTGAAAATTACGCCGGCACATGACGTAAATGACTACGAAATCGGACAGAAACATCAGCTGAAAATGATTGATGCCCTGGATGATGACGGAAATCTTAATGAACATGGTTTACATTATGCAGGGAAAAACAGATTTGACGTAAGAAAGCAGATTGCTAAAGAACTTGAAGAAAAAGATCTTTTACTGAAAGCTGAAGACTATGTAAATAAAGTTGGAACTTCCGAGAGAACAGGTGCCGTTATTGAACCTAAAGTTTCAGTACAGTGGTTCCTTAAAATGTCTGAGTTGGCTAAGCCTGCTTTAGATGTGGTAATGGATGATGAAGTGAAATTCTATCCTGAGAAATTTAAAAATACCTACAAACACTGGATGGAAAACATCCGTGACTGGAATATCTCCCGTCAGCTTTGGTGGGGACAGCAGATTCCTGCTTTTTACTACGGAACAGGAGATGACGATTTTGTAGTAGCTGAAGCTGCTGAAGCCGCTTTAGAATTAGCAAAACAGAAATCCGGAAATCCGGAACTTACTCTTGAAAGCTTAAGACAGGATCAGGATACATTAGATACCTGGTTCTCTGCATGGCTATGGCCAATGTCTGTATTTGAAGGGCTTTTAGATCCTGAAAATAAAGATATCAAGTATTATTATCCTACTTCTGATCTGGTAACTGCCCCTGATATTATTTTCTTCTGGGTGGCAAGAATGATTATGTCCGGACTGGAATATAAAAAAGAAGTACCGTTCAAAAATGTTTATTTTACAGGAATTGTAAGAGATAAGCAAAGAAGAAAAATGTCTAAATCTTTAGGGAACTCTCCGGATCCTATTGAATTAATGGAAAAATATGGTGCTGATGGAGTACGTGTAGGAATTCTATTGAGTTCTGCAGCAGGAAATGACCTTCTTTTTGATGAAGATCTAATGCTTCAGGGAAGAAACTTCATGACGAAAATCTGGAGTGCATTCCGTTTGATCAATATGTGGAACCATGAAGATAAACCTGCTGTCGCTACAGATCACCAGGCTATCGAATGGTTTGAGAATAAACTTAACAAAACAATCGTTGAGATTAATGATCAGTTCGAGAAATTCAGAATTTCTGATGCCCTGCATTTGATCTATAAATTAATTTGGGATGATTTTTGTGGTTGGTATCTTGAAGCGATTAAACCAAACTATGGAGAAGGCATTTCTAAAGAAGTTTATAATAAAACAATATATTTCTTTGAAGAATTGATGAAATTGCTTCATCCGTTCATGCCATTCCAGTCTGAAGAAATCTGGCAATTGATTTCGGAAAGAAGTATTGATGATGCGCTTGTTATTGCTCAGCAGAAGGATGCGGATAGCTTTAGTGAAGAAGTCATTAAAAACTTTGAAATTACAGCTGAATTGATTTCAGGAGTTAGAAATTACCGTCAGACAAAAGGAATTTCTCCAAGAGAGGCTGCTGATATATATACAAATGCTTCTGAATTTGCCAATGAAGCCGTAGTAAGAAAACTGGCTAATGTTTCTGAGATCCATTTTGGACAGAAAACAGATAAGCCAAGCTTTACTTTCCTGGTAGGAGCAACCGAGGTCTCTATTCCTCTAAGTGAAAACTTAGACTTGGGAGAAGAAAAAGCAAAAACTGAAGAAGAATTGAAATATTTAAAAGGATTCTTAGTTTCAGTAGATAAGAAACTTTCCAATGAAAAGTTTGTTGCTAATGCTAAGCCTGAAGTTGTAGAAGTGGAGCGTAAGAAGCAGAAAGATGCTCAGGATAAAATTGCGATCCTTGAAGAGAAACTGAAAAGTTTGTAAAATATTTTAAATACTCCTTAAAATATGGATGACAATAGGGATATTTTAACATTAAATAGTAGAACGGTTGCTTCAAATCCTGGAAGGGTTAGAGTAATGCCATTTGTATTGATAAAATACATCTATAAACCTATTTATTTGTTAATTGCTTTATTGTTTTCGTTAGCTTTTGCATTGGATGTTTCATGGCTATGGGGAGGATTTGCTTTTATTATTCTTTTACTGGTAAATATTTTTTATTGGAGAAGACAAAAAGAACATTTTAAATATGGAGATTCTAACGGAGCAATAGTCATTTCTGAAAAACCTAAAATGATTGCAGTCACTACCAATCTCTCCAAAGGTTTTGGAGGTAAGTTTCCTGTCATAAAGATTTTGCCTTATAAAGGAAAAGGAAAACTCAATGATAGGATAGGAACAGTTGCTCTTTATGAAAATTCTGAAGAAAAGCCCCACTGGAATGACTTTTTTCCAGTTCCTGTAGACTATGTTAATAATAATAAAGAGGAATTGAATACTGTTTTGGAATCATATTCAGAAGAAAGCTGGGATGTTTTGGAAAGCAGAATAAAGCAGCTAAAGCAACCATATAGAGAAGGATTATTTAAAATATTTGATGAAACAAGCAGTTGGTAAAAAGTATAGATATTTTTATCCTTGAAGAGAAACTGAAAAGTTTGTAAAATATAGACAGTAAAGTTTGTCAGAATCTCAGGCTGGATACAGATGGAAAATTGTATCCAGCCTGATGGTTTAAAGAATACATAAAATGACACATATAGAAAACATAAAAAAACTATTCTCGAAGGATTTTGTAGAAAATCCATTGTTAGAAAGTTTTGAAGCAGGAAAGATCTATCTTTCCAGTGGAAAGCTGGTTGCCTGCGATCCATTAATCACCAATGATATGCTTCCTTTCACCACAGAATTTCCGAAGGGAGATTTTTCTGTGATGGTACACAAAGAAAGAAACAGTAACTGTGTGGCTTATGCCGAAATCATATTCAATAATTCTGAAATTAAAGAATGGAAACTGGCCACCACAGCCGGGCAGAATATAAAAGATCTGGCAAAAGAAGAAATTTTTGGTTATCCTGTAGAAAGCGGGATGGGATGCTTTATGGATGTTGATACTCAAAACAGTCTCAATGAGCTTGAACAAAGGTTATTCCAGAATAAAGGCGGAGATTTTATGGGAATCTACGAAGAGTTTTTCCATGAGTATTTCTTTGATGAAAACGGAGCTATTGATCAATATGCTTTCCTAAAACCTGCAAAGGAACATCCTGGAACTATATTTGCTTTTGAAACCGGATATGGTGAAGGATTTTATGCCAGTTATATAGCGTATGATCAGGATCAAGTGCCTGTGAAAATAATTACTGAATTTATAGAAATAAGTTAATTTAAAATTAGCTATTTTTGGAACACGATTTTGTCAGTTATAAATTTTAAAGCTAATACAAAACACAATGAATTTCTCATCAGAACAACCCCGAATTATTGTTGTGGGCAGCTCATCCATAGATTTGGTTCTTGAAACCGAAAAACTTCCTTCACCCAACGAAACGGTTTTAGCCGTTAAGTCAGATAGTTATTTTGGAGGTAAAGGAGCCAATCAGTCGGTAGGTACTGCCAGGCTGGGGGCAAGTGTGTACTTTATAGGATGTGTGGGAATGGATCCCCTTGGGCAGCAGATTATGAGAAATCTGGTAAGTGAAAATGTGAATGTAGGTTTTGTACATGAAACAGATAAAGATGCTACAGGAACAGCCTACGTAACGACTTCTCACGGCAATGCGGCTATTGTTGTAGTGCCGGCAGCCAATAAACATCTTAGCAAATCACATATAGACGAAGCCGACAAGTATTTTAATACTGCAGATCTTGTGCTGGTACAACTTGAGGTTTCTATGGAGGTGGTGGAGCATACCGTTAAAAAAGCCAAGAAATATGGAAAAAAAGTAGGTTTGTATGCTTCTCCTGCAATGAGAGTCAGTGAAGAAATTTTAGAAAAGGTTGATTTTATTGTAGCGAAGAGTAACGAATTATACACCATTTTCGGAGAAGAAAAAAGGGAAGAGGTCCTTAAGAAATATTTCAATAAAGTTTTTGTAAGAGATGATACCAACTCAACCATTTATTTTGATGGTACTGAGATGAAATATTACAGAAACGACAAAGATGAGAAAGTTTATAAAATGGGAATGGGTGATGCATTTACTTCAGGATTTGCTATCGCTCTTTGTCATGGAAACTCTATCGAAGAATGTGTGAAATTTGGAAATGAAGTTTCATCAAGAGTTTCCGGAGGTAAGGGTTCTCAGACAGGCCTGCCAAGAATGTCAGATTTCTTTTCTTAAAACTATTTACGACATATTAAAAGTCTAAAACTTAACATAAAAGTATAAGTAAAAATGTCCACTTTTATAGTGGATTTTTTTCTTTTTATACTATGGAAAAACTAATACTTACCACGGAAGATCATATTTCTTTGGCTGTCCATCTCTTTAAACCGGAAAAAAGTAATGGGAAACTATTGCTGATCAATTCGGCAACAGGAGTAAAACAGCAGGTGTACTTTTCTTTTGCTAGTTATTTTTCTGAACAGGGATTTACCGTGATCACTTACGATTACAGGGGAATAGGACTTTCCAAGCCGAAAGATATGAGAGGATTTCATGGTTCGATGAGATTGTGGGGCTCAAAAGATTATAAAGCTTTAACTGGATACATCAAAACACACTTTAAAGACCACAAAAAGTATTGCTTAGGTCATTCTGTAGGCGCATTGATTCTGGGAATGAATGAAGATTCGGAAATATTTGAAGAATTTGTTTTTGTAGGAACACAAAATGCTTTTGTTGGCAACCTTAAAGGAGTTACAAAAATTGAAGCCTATCTGGGGTTTGGAATTGCCCAGCCATTAACCACTTCATTATTAGGATATTTTCCGGCACATTGGTTTGGACTGGGAGAAAGTCTTCCAAAAAATTGCGCATATGACTGGAGAACCTTAATTTTAAACAAGAAATCAACCAACAGGCTGTTGGAGAAAATTGATAACTTTTCTAGAAATTTGACACAGAAAGTATTTGTAATCCGCGCAGAAGATGATATCTGGCTGACAGAAAGAGGCGTATTAAGCTTATTGAACAATACTTACCCTAATCTTAAACCAACGTACAGACTGATCGCTGTTTCAGAATCTGATAAAAAGGAAATCGGACATGTCAATTTTTTTAGAAGCTACAACAGCAAACTCTGGGATATTATTTTAAATGAACTGATAGATAAATGAAAAGTACGATTGATAACACGGTAGCATTTGTAAAAGAAAAATTAGAAGGAGCAGAAGCAGGACATGACTGGTTCCATATTGAAAGAGTATGGAAACTGGCAGCTCAGATAGCAGAAACAGAAAATTGTAATAAAGAGGTGGTAGAATTATCTGCCCTTCTCCATGATATTGCAGATCCTAAATTTCATAACGGCGACGAAACCATTGCTCCCAAAATATCCAGAGCATTTCTTGAAGAACAGAACGTTCCTGAAGAAACGATCCAGCAGGTTTTATTTGTAATTGAAAATATTTCGTTCAAAAACAGAGATCAGGCTCCGGTAAATCCATCTATTGAACTGCAAATTGTGCAGGATGCAGACCGTATTGATGCAATAGGAGCTATTGGAATTGCCAGAACATTCAATTTTGGAGGTTTTAAGAATAACCTGATGTATCACCCGGATATGAAACCTAAACTGGGAATGTCAAAAGAAGAATATAAAAAGTCTGATGGAACAACCATCAATCATTTCTACGAAAAACTATTGCTTTTGAAAGATATGATGAATACCCAAAAAGGAAAAGAAATGGCCGAAGAAAGACACAATTATATGCTGAATTTCCTCGACCAGTTTTATAAAGAATGGAATGTAGATTAGAAAATATTATATCCCAGAATTATGGAAGCATACTTTAGGTTTGCTTCAGCCCCTTTTTCTTCAAATAGATTCATGCCTGTATTATATCTTGCCTCTAATATGTATTTGTTATTATAGTTATATCCTATTCCAAATACAGCACTTTTGAAAGCCTGGGATGAAGATAGCTTTAATCTATCAAATACATATCCGTCATAATCTACAGAGAAATCCTTAGCGGAACTGGTTTTAAGCGTCAGGAGATTAATTCCGGCATTAATAAAAATCTTTGATTTATCATTGATGAACATGTAGTGTCTTACACTTAGAGGAATACTGATAAATGAATAATTTTCTACATTGATGTTATACAAATTACCATTAGTTGTTCTTATAGCCGTCTTATTATTGTAAAGAGAGAATGTAGGTTCAGCTACAACTGACCATTTGCCTCTATTGAAAGGTAATACAATTTCTGCCTCAACTCCTATTCTAAATCCGGTTTTTGAAGGAGCTCCTTCATTACTAAGGGTTTTTGTTATTTCCAATGGTGAATAAAAATTGAGACCGGGTCTAACCGCTAAGTTCAACTTTGAATTTCTTTTAGTTTCAGAAACATTTTCCTCGTTAGTAGTTCCGGAAAATTTGCTGTTATAGGTTGAGAAAATTTTCTTCAGGTCATTACTGGTATATTTTGTTTTTGGAGCGATTGCTTGGGCTACATTGTCATTTGAGAATATGGTCTTCAATTGATCAATATATTCTTCGTTAGTTGCAACCTGCAGATTATTTCCATTGAAAAAGTATTTTTTATAAATCAATGGCTTGATAGAAGAATCAGAATCAGAATAAAAATATCTTATTACATTGCGCCCTTGGTAAGAATACAGATTTTTATTACCTGTTGCTATTTCTTTAAGGAATACGGAAGCCTTTTTAAATTCAGGTTCCTTGATGGAAGAAAGATCTCCTGTATTATCAGAAGAGTAATCAATATCACCATTGTAAGTAACATATTTTACATCATTATAGATACCAAATTCTTTAATTGTAGAGGGATTTCCTGTACTTTCTCCTGATGCTTCATCCATTTTATAAGTGAAACTGTCAGGATTGTTGGCCCATCCCTGATTTTTGATGAGTATTTCTTTTCTTACATCATTGCTACTGATGATATAGCCTTTTTCGAATTTTATTTGTGCGGAAATGAGCACGATACAGAAGGAAAGCAGCACCGAGAATGTTTTTTTCATGGTTAGTTAGGATTAAAAACTTGGGCGCAAATATAGATAAAATAGAGATAAGAAGTATCTTTGTAAAATATGACACTCATTATTTTTATAATATTCCTGGCTTCTGTTCTTTCTTTGGTCCTGTTTAAGGTAAAATCAGGAAGTATGGCAAAGTGGGCGAAGCTGTTTCGTATTGTAACAGTAGTTTTTTCAATCTCTGTTTTTACATATTGGTTTATCAAGAAAAGTGCTGTAGCATTTGTGGATAATTCTGTGGGGCTGCAGGTCGTCAATAAGCTTCCTCAGGCATTGGATTTTTACCTGATCAATGTAAATAAAAACGATAAGAATGTAACCCTTGAGCCCAAGCATATTGGTAAAATACGACCGGAATACTACAGGATAGAATACCTGAAAATGGATAAGTCTGATGAATACTGGATTGTGGGCTATCTCGGAAAGAAAAACCTGGTGTACTTTTCCCAGCATTCCGTACCGAATAAAAATATTGATCAGATTGTAGAAGTTCAGAATTACATCAATCAAAGTATGAAACTTTCTGAATCGGCAAAAAAGCAGGTAGATGCCTATAATTATGAGAACACAAAACTTGGGATCTGGATTGCATTGGATTTCCTGCTTCTGTTTCTCAATCTGGTATTGCTTCTGAAGAAAAATAAATAAGAATAGAATGGGTAATGAGTCTTTTTATAGTACCCATTACCCATTATTATTTTGCTAAGGATAATCCAGGATCTGCATAATTTGCTCCTTGAATTCCTCAGGACAGGACCTGATAAGTTTGTCTTTACTCTGTTTACTGATTTCTTTTGGGGTAACCCATTCCGTTTTATTGGAATTAAGACTGTGATAATCAAATACTCTTTTTATGGTATTGTTTTCATAAAAAGTATATTCATCACCAAGCCAGTTATTGGCAATACTGATTTTGCAAATTTCCTTTTCCATGATTTATGTTTTAAAGTATAATGTATTGTGAAATACGCTATACTCTAATTTATGAAATTTTTCATTATGAAAAAGGGTGTTGCGTCAATCTTTATCTTGTACCCGCTTTATACTATCTAAAATAACGTACCTGTACTTTCCGTTGCCATTTGTGGAACATGAATATCAGTTTTCCATTCTTCATTCAGTTTCTTGATGAAATATGCGGATAATAGAGGAGATGCTTTTTCAATATTCTGGTGTACGAAAAAGTAGAGATTCTGAAGGCCTTCTTTTTTCCATTTTGTGAGATGTTTCAACCAGTCATCCAACCTTTCATAGTCACTTTCAGCATTGGCTCCTACATAACGGATAAATGCATTAGGTGTAGTAAGACGCATGTGAAGCATATCTCTTCTTCCGGCAGTGTCTACGATGATATTGGTGATGTTGTGAGCTTCAAAGAGATCACAGGTTGTATTAAGGATCTCTTCATCGGTAAACCATTCCGTATTTCTGAGTTCTATAGCTAATGGAACTTCTTTAGGCCATTCTTTTACAAATTTTTCCAGTCTGTCATAATCCTTGGGTTTAAAATTATCATGAAGCTGAAGAAAAGCCATTCCCAGTTTTTCATCAAAATTGATTACCGCTGAGGCAAAATGTGTTACCGGATCAGTCACATCAATCAGTCTTCTGAAATGGGAAACGGTGTTAGTAATCTTGGGGAAGAATTTAAAATTATCAGGGGTTTTTTCTTTCCATGTTTTTACCTGGTCCGGAGTGGGCATTCCGTAGAAAGTTGCATTCAGCTCAATAGAATTAAACTGAGTGGCATAATAGGTCAGTTCATCTTTAGTTCCTTTAGGATAGAATCCTTTAAGATCTGTTTTATTCCATTTTGCACATCCGATAGAAATATTTTCCAGTCCTTTTTTATTAAGAGCCAGTATATCTTTGGTTTTAGGATGATCTTTTGGTAATGTGAAATCTATTTTTGATGGGTCCTCTACTTGTCCGAATTTCATATCTGTAGTTTTGGTATTAAACAATAAACACAAATATAAACCAAAAATATCAGAGCTTCTATGATTTTCATGGAAAGTAATTCAACAGGAAATGATTGTTGATAGTGAAATTTTAAGAAATTAAAACCTTTTGAAATGCTCGGTAAATAGGACGATTTTTATGTTTTTCTTTAGAATTTTTTTTAAGATTTTCACGATGTTCCTATTAAGTTTTTTTTAAGGAAATGTTAAACATTCTGTTACGTAATGTTAATTCTATGTTACCATACTTCACTTTTACTAGGTCTAATTTTACACCAAGTTTATAGCGAATAAAATATGAAGAAAAAAATCATCTGTGCTTTTGCTCTGTTATCGTTTGGGTTTGCATTTTCACAGGAAACCAGTTCTAAAATTTTTGGAAGATTAAAGGGAATTTCTTCCGAAGTTACAGTAAAGGTAATACATATACCTACCAATAGTACCTTTGAAACGAAAAGTAACAGCAAAGGGCAGTTCAGTTTGGATAATCTTCAGCCGGGAGGACCTTATAAAATTGAAATTTCTGACGGATCACAGGTTATCTATGAAAACCCGAATCTGCAGCTTTCTTTGGGAAATAACGACTTACCTGTAGTAGAAGTAGGAAGTAAAGAAAAGACAATTGATGAGGTGAAAATTACTTCTAAAAAGACCACTGCAAAATATGGAGTGGGGATCAGCCAGGCTCAGATTTCCGGACTTCCTAACATCAATCGCGGAATTCAGGATGTTACCAAACTGATTCCCCAGAGTGCTAACAACTCTTTCAACGGAACTAATTTCCGTTATAATAACGTGACGATTGATGGGTCTATCAATAACGACGCTATTGGTTTCAGCCCTTCACTGGGAGGGCAGACCGGTACTTCAGGAATGCCGGGAAGCAGTACGCGTTCCAATTCTATAAGTTTGGATGCCATTCAGGATGTGCAGGTTTACATTGCTCCTTATGATGTGAAGCTCGGAAATTTCCTTGGAGGAAGTATTAATGCCGTAACCCGAAGCGGAAGCAATGATGTTACAGGTTCAATCTATGCATACGGAAGAAACGCAGCCATTACCGGTAGAAACAGAGTAGGGGATAATTCTAAAATGCCTAGTGATTTTGAAGACTTTATCTATGGTGGAAGAGTAGGATTGCCGGTTGTAAGAGATAAAGTGTTCTTATTTACCAACCTGGAGTACACCAAAAGAACAGATCCTGTTTTCTATAATGCCAACGATCCGGGGGCATTGGTGAATGAGCAAGTAGCGCAGCAGATTTCAGATTTTGTACGAAATAAATATGGATTCAACGCAGGAAGTTTCAATCAGTACAATAACTTCTCTGAAAGTTCTAAACTTTTCAATAAGTTAGACTGGAAGATTAATGATAAACATACTTTATCCATTAAAAACAATACGGTATTTTCACAGGCATCCAACCTGGAAAGAGACGGAGCCAACTTCAGATTCTCCAGCATGGATTTTATTCAGAAAAATACAGCGTCTACCACTACACTTGAATTGAAAAGCCGTTTTAATGATAAATGGAGCAACAATTTAGTGGTGGGATATTCTTC of the Chryseobacterium viscerum genome contains:
- a CDS encoding valine--tRNA ligase, encoding MQISEKYNPQETEQKWYNYWLENKYFHSEPNDKPPYTVVIPPPNVTGILHMGHMLNNTIQDVLVRRARMRGFNACWIPGTDHASIATEAKVVAKLKSEGINKSDITREEFLTHAWDWTHKYGGTILEQLKKLGCSCDWDRTRFTMEDNLSKQVIISFVDLYNKGKIYRGYRMVNWDPEAKTNISDEEVIFKEQNGKLYFLKYKIEGSEEFLSVATTRPETIFGDTAVCINPNDERYAHLKGKNVIVPIVNRVVPIIEDEYVDIEFGTGALKITPAHDVNDYEIGQKHQLKMIDALDDDGNLNEHGLHYAGKNRFDVRKQIAKELEEKDLLLKAEDYVNKVGTSERTGAVIEPKVSVQWFLKMSELAKPALDVVMDDEVKFYPEKFKNTYKHWMENIRDWNISRQLWWGQQIPAFYYGTGDDDFVVAEAAEAALELAKQKSGNPELTLESLRQDQDTLDTWFSAWLWPMSVFEGLLDPENKDIKYYYPTSDLVTAPDIIFFWVARMIMSGLEYKKEVPFKNVYFTGIVRDKQRRKMSKSLGNSPDPIELMEKYGADGVRVGILLSSAAGNDLLFDEDLMLQGRNFMTKIWSAFRLINMWNHEDKPAVATDHQAIEWFENKLNKTIVEINDQFEKFRISDALHLIYKLIWDDFCGWYLEAIKPNYGEGISKEVYNKTIYFFEELMKLLHPFMPFQSEEIWQLISERSIDDALVIAQQKDADSFSEEVIKNFEITAELISGVRNYRQTKGISPREAADIYTNASEFANEAVVRKLANVSEIHFGQKTDKPSFTFLVGATEVSIPLSENLDLGEEKAKTEEELKYLKGFLVSVDKKLSNEKFVANAKPEVVEVERKKQKDAQDKIAILEEKLKSL
- a CDS encoding DUF3239 domain-containing protein, which encodes MDDNRDILTLNSRTVASNPGRVRVMPFVLIKYIYKPIYLLIALLFSLAFALDVSWLWGGFAFIILLLVNIFYWRRQKEHFKYGDSNGAIVISEKPKMIAVTTNLSKGFGGKFPVIKILPYKGKGKLNDRIGTVALYENSEEKPHWNDFFPVPVDYVNNNKEELNTVLESYSEESWDVLESRIKQLKQPYREGLFKIFDETSSW
- a CDS encoding DUF4241 domain-containing protein — translated: MTHIENIKKLFSKDFVENPLLESFEAGKIYLSSGKLVACDPLITNDMLPFTTEFPKGDFSVMVHKERNSNCVAYAEIIFNNSEIKEWKLATTAGQNIKDLAKEEIFGYPVESGMGCFMDVDTQNSLNELEQRLFQNKGGDFMGIYEEFFHEYFFDENGAIDQYAFLKPAKEHPGTIFAFETGYGEGFYASYIAYDQDQVPVKIITEFIEIS
- a CDS encoding ribokinase: MNFSSEQPRIIVVGSSSIDLVLETEKLPSPNETVLAVKSDSYFGGKGANQSVGTARLGASVYFIGCVGMDPLGQQIMRNLVSENVNVGFVHETDKDATGTAYVTTSHGNAAIVVVPAANKHLSKSHIDEADKYFNTADLVLVQLEVSMEVVEHTVKKAKKYGKKVGLYASPAMRVSEEILEKVDFIVAKSNELYTIFGEEKREEVLKKYFNKVFVRDDTNSTIYFDGTEMKYYRNDKDEKVYKMGMGDAFTSGFAIALCHGNSIEECVKFGNEVSSRVSGGKGSQTGLPRMSDFFS
- a CDS encoding alpha/beta fold hydrolase, coding for MEKLILTTEDHISLAVHLFKPEKSNGKLLLINSATGVKQQVYFSFASYFSEQGFTVITYDYRGIGLSKPKDMRGFHGSMRLWGSKDYKALTGYIKTHFKDHKKYCLGHSVGALILGMNEDSEIFEEFVFVGTQNAFVGNLKGVTKIEAYLGFGIAQPLTTSLLGYFPAHWFGLGESLPKNCAYDWRTLILNKKSTNRLLEKIDNFSRNLTQKVFVIRAEDDIWLTERGVLSLLNNTYPNLKPTYRLIAVSESDKKEIGHVNFFRSYNSKLWDIILNELIDK
- a CDS encoding HD domain-containing protein codes for the protein MKSTIDNTVAFVKEKLEGAEAGHDWFHIERVWKLAAQIAETENCNKEVVELSALLHDIADPKFHNGDETIAPKISRAFLEEQNVPEETIQQVLFVIENISFKNRDQAPVNPSIELQIVQDADRIDAIGAIGIARTFNFGGFKNNLMYHPDMKPKLGMSKEEYKKSDGTTINHFYEKLLLLKDMMNTQKGKEMAEERHNYMLNFLDQFYKEWNVD
- a CDS encoding PorT family protein, with product MKKTFSVLLSFCIVLISAQIKFEKGYIISSNDVRKEILIKNQGWANNPDSFTYKMDEASGESTGNPSTIKEFGIYNDVKYVTYNGDIDYSSDNTGDLSSIKEPEFKKASVFLKEIATGNKNLYSYQGRNVIRYFYSDSDSSIKPLIYKKYFFNGNNLQVATNEEYIDQLKTIFSNDNVAQAIAPKTKYTSNDLKKIFSTYNSKFSGTTNEENVSETKRNSKLNLAVRPGLNFYSPLEITKTLSNEGAPSKTGFRIGVEAEIVLPFNRGKWSVVAEPTFSLYNNKTAIRTTNGNLYNINVENYSFISIPLSVRHYMFINDKSKIFINAGINLLTLKTSSAKDFSVDYDGYVFDRLKLSSSQAFKSAVFGIGYNYNNKYILEARYNTGMNLFEEKGAEANLKYASIILGYNIF
- a CDS encoding DUF72 domain-containing protein, which produces MKFGQVEDPSKIDFTLPKDHPKTKDILALNKKGLENISIGCAKWNKTDLKGFYPKGTKDELTYYATQFNSIELNATFYGMPTPDQVKTWKEKTPDNFKFFPKITNTVSHFRRLIDVTDPVTHFASAVINFDEKLGMAFLQLHDNFKPKDYDRLEKFVKEWPKEVPLAIELRNTEWFTDEEILNTTCDLFEAHNITNIIVDTAGRRDMLHMRLTTPNAFIRYVGANAESDYERLDDWLKHLTKWKKEGLQNLYFFVHQNIEKASPLLSAYFIKKLNEEWKTDIHVPQMATESTGTLF